CTGCAAGGACTGGATCCAGCGCCAGCTCGAGATCAGTGTGCGGGGTCAAGGGTCATCCAGGGGTCaaggtgtcactcaggggtcagggggtcactcaggggtcactcagaggtcTGCAGGAGGGGTGGTCAGTGTGGGAGGAAGGGTCAGTGTGGTCACCACCCCTGACCACTGCAAGGACCGGATCCACCGCCAGCTCGAGATCAGTGCGCGGGGTCAAGGGTCAAGGGTCATACAGGGGTCATcgggggtcactcaggggtcagggggtcaGCAGGAGGGGGGTCAATGTGGGCAGAGGGGTCAGTGCGGTCACCACCCCCAGTGGTCATTGTGACCGCTGCAAGGACGGGATGAAGCAGGAGTGGTCAGTAGGGGAAGTCAAAGGGTCATCCAGGGGTTAaggggtcactcagaggtcaTCAGGAGGAGTGGTCAGTGTGAGGGGAGGGGTCAGTGTGGTCACCAcgcccctccctccccccccagCTGGCCGGACCACGACCAACGAGGAGCTGGAGGACATGCTGGAGAGCGGCAAGCTGGCCATCTTCACCGACGACGTGAGTGACCACCGCGGCGGTCAGTGGGGGTCACTCGGGGTCATGGGGGGTCACTCACAGCATGAGTGACCATTGCAGCGGTCAGTcggggtcacaggggtcactgAGAGTCACTGACATTGGGAGTGACCACTGCGGCGGTCACtcggggtcactcagggtcatgGGGGCGTCACTGAGGGTGACTGACAATGGGAGTGACCACTGTGGTGGTCAGTCAGTCatgggggtcactgggggtcACTGACAGTGGGAGTGACCATTGTGGCcgtcactcagggtcactcgGGGTCAgccagggtcactcagggtcagtCGGGGTCACGGAGGTCAGTGGGGGTCACTGACAATGTGAGTGACCACTGCGGTGGTCAATCAGGGTCATatcccaggtgcccccagctccccccaggtgtgcccaggtgaccccaggtgcccccaggtgtgcccaggtgtatctcaggtgcccccaggtgtgtcccagctccccccaggtgaccccaggtgcccccaggtgaccccaggtgtgtcccagctccccccaggtgaccccaggtgcccccaggtgtgcccaggtgtgcccaggtgcgcccaggtgaccccaggtgtatcccaggtgtatcccaggtgcccccaggtgtgcccaggtgcccccaggtgcgcccaggtgaccccaggtgtgtcccagctccccccaggtgtgtcccaggtgcccccaggtgtgcccaggtgcccccaggtgaccccaggtgaccccaggtgaccccaggtgcgcccaggtgcccccagctccccccaggtgcccccaggtgcccccaggtccccccaggtgtgtcccaggtgcccccaggtgcccccaggtgcgcccaggtgtgtccaggtgtgtcccaggtgcccccaggtgcgcccaggtgaccccaggtgcgCCCGCAGATCAAGATGGACTCGCAGATGACCAAGCAGGCGCTGAACGAGATCGAGACGCGGCACAACGAGATCATCAAGCTGGAGACGAGCATCCGGGAGCTGCACGACATGTTCGTGGACATGGCCATGCTGGTGGAGAGCCAGGtaacacctggggacaggtgagacacaggtgtgacacctggggacaggtacagacaggtacagacagggacagataggacaggtgacacctggggacagggatggcatCCGGGAGCTGCACGACATGTTCGTGGGCATGGCCATGCTGGTGGAGAGCCAGGtaacacctggggacaggtatggacaggtgtgacacctggggacaggtacggacaggtacagacaggtacggacaggtacagacagggacagacaggtacagacaggtatggatgggacaggtgacacctggggacaggtgagacacctggggacaggtacagacaggtacagacaggtacggacaggtacagacaggtacagacaggtgagacacctggggacaggtacgGACAGGTAgggacaggtacagacaggtatagacaggtgacacctggggacaggtacagacaggtacagacaggtacagacaggacaggtgacacctggggacagggacggcGTCCGGGAGCTGCACGACATGTTCGTGGACATGGCCATGCTGGTGGAGAGCCAGGtaacacctggggacaggtacaggcaggta
The sequence above is a segment of the Catharus ustulatus isolate bCatUst1 unplaced genomic scaffold, bCatUst1.pri.v2 scaffold_174_arrow_ctg1, whole genome shotgun sequence genome. Coding sequences within it:
- the LOC117011451 gene encoding syntaxin-1B isoform X5, which codes for MDEFFEQVEEIRGCIEKLSEDVEQVKKQHSAILAAPNPDEKTKQELEDLTADIKKTANKVRSKLKAIEQSIEQEEGLNRSSADLRIRKTQHSTLSRKFVEVMTEYNATQSKYRDRCKDRIQRQLEITGRTTTNEELEDMLESGKLAIFTDDIKMDSQMTKQALNEIETRHNEIIKLETSIRELHDMFVDMAMLVESQVTPGDRCDTWGQVRTGTDRYRQVQTGTDRTGDTWGQGRRPGAARHVRGHGHAGGEPGNTWGQVQAGTDR
- the LOC117011451 gene encoding syntaxin-1B isoform X9; this translates as MDEFFEQVEEIRGCIEKLSEDVEQVKKQHSAILAAPNPDEKTKQELEDLTADIKKTANKVRSKLKAIEQSIEQEEGLNRSSADLRIRKTQHSTLSRKFVEVMTEYNATQSKYRDRCKDRIQRQLEITGRTTTNEELEDMLESGKLAIFTDDIKMDSQMTKQALNEIETRHNEIIKLETSIRELHDMFVDMAMLVESQVTPGDRCDTWGQVRTGTDRYRQVQTGTDRTGDTWGQGRRPGAARHVRGHGHAGGEPGNTWGQV